From Montipora foliosa isolate CH-2021 chromosome 6, ASM3666993v2, whole genome shotgun sequence, a single genomic window includes:
- the LOC138008028 gene encoding uncharacterized protein encodes MRKMWIIKIMTNQWLKSGGLKSETEGFIIAAQDQNIKTNYYRSNILNDGTDPMYRICGQFQETIDHIVSGYPELAKTEYLHRHDKAASYLHWNICKELNINVEDKWYEHEPQTVTERDNITISWDMPIHTDREIKANRPDTVIKDKQEKSCLLIDMSIPTEKNTSVKLTEKLSKYKDLEIEIERMWGMKATMILVAIGALGLIKKGLEKYTKQMPGNIKISELQKIALLGTSRILRKTLSIK; translated from the coding sequence ATGAGAAAGATGTGGATCATCAAAATAATGACCAATCAGTGGCTTAAGTCAGGTGGGCTGAAGTCTGAAACGGAGGGCTTTATCATTGCTGCCCAAGACCAAAACATTAAGACCAATTACTATCGCAGCAACATCCTAAACGATGGTACAGACCCAATGTACAGGATATGTGGTCAATTCCAGGAAACCATTGATCATATTGTGTCAGGGTACCCTGAGCTGGCCAAAACTGAATACCTACACAGACATGACAAAGCCGCCTCATACCTGCACTGGAACATATGCAAAGAGCTAAATATAAACGTAGAAGACAAATGGTATGAACATGAACCCCAAACAGTAACAGAAAGAGACAACATCACAATCTCGTGGGATATGCCAATACACACAGACCGTGAAATAAAAGCCAACAGACCAGACACTGTAATAAAAGACAAACAGGAGAAAAGCTGCCTACTCATTGATATGTCCATCCCTACTGAAAAGAACACTTCAGTTAAACTTACTgaaaagctgtcaaaatataaAGACCTCGAAATCGAGATTGAGCGAATGTGGGGGATGAAGGCCACAATGATCCTAGTTGCGATTGGAGCGCTGGGACTAATAAAAAAGGGCTTGgagaaatacaccaaacaaaTGCCGGGTAACATCAAAATTAGTGAACTACAGAAGATTGCACTGCTAGGAACATCTCGCATCCTAAGAAAGACACTCTCCATCAAGTAA
- the LOC138005862 gene encoding ice-structuring glycoprotein-like translates to MKLLVTTCLLGIIQLSSGAPDNENKIGRRPILKRLENAIKLHKDDQGQAVFNPASMVLLRKSRTKESNVVRPRKNGAVRGARSYISTGVPCPSKKSNIPEIGARRAFNAPYGMAVPFTFTAPTTPRPYNDAPCSSIVGLPAKIMFAITQAATKPTIATPTTAASKPTGATSKATAATSKATAATSQATAATSTTVSPAVAAANAAAAAKAAVKSKAVQAAQKAVAAAKLAAAKAAAKAQAAKNAQKAAADKAAAANQAAAKAKAAAASQAQAAAKAEAVAKAAAAKKTAAAAQAQATQKVAAASQAAAVANKANAAKSAANAKAAAADAKAKEAQKAALEAKAASVTKAAGKKQAAEAASKAVAAANAAKEKAVNAAKAADAAKAVAEAKAAAKAKTSSEANAAKVAKTQAAAIAASASAKAAAAKKAAAESKAAAQTLAAKAAQAAAAAKNAGKPTQAPTTSLIVTSSATSSLTTGVTIPSISTPVTTGAALTTPFTVPATTAKPATTVAVTNKPGSPVKSFNAVVRLPSAAHKPALNDKKSSQFKDLANKLCNAVKSAINAGKAITECRVQSFRPGSLLVDFYLKFLGTIPNPVQLLINLLKTGFISGIPVDKQPKRLYNATGVTIPPGFSGCNPASCPSACHAPACSLVCATAVPCPTPPTSKKLSKQKATVSPTVPEVAYTYPPIYLPPAPPLFLPLPQPAPAPAPNPVSAPLPAPAPCALQCLQQSPQYCPSYCAKKCCTGGVPPPNTGKKSEVKKPTKVKLTNRLVFRSKRIRHGAH, encoded by the exons ATGAA GCTGCTTGTTACCACGTGCTTGCTCGGTATCATCCAGCTTTCGTCGGGAGCACCAG ATAACGAAAATAAAATTGGGAGACGGCCTATCCTCAAAAGACTCGAAAATGCTATCAAACTTCACAAAGATGACCAGGGCCAGGCAGTATTCAACCCCGCGTCGATGGTCCTCTTAAGGAAAAGTAGAACCAAAGAAAGTAACGTAGTAAGACCGAGGAAGAATGGGGCAGTCCGTGGTGCGCGTTCATACATTAGTACTGGAG TACCATGTCCGTCGAAGAAAAGCAATATCCCAGAAATTGGTGCCAGGCGAG CTTTTAACGCTCCCTATGGCATGGCTGTTCCATTTACTTTCACTGCTCCTA CCACACCAAGGCCATATAATGACGCTCCTTGCTCAAGCATAGTTGGCCTTCCTGCAAAAATTATGTTTGCTATTACACAAGCTGCAACAAAGCCAACAATAGCAACGCCAACCACAGCAGCCTCAAAACCAACTGGGGCAACTTCAAAAGCTACAGCAGCAACTTCAAAAGCGACCGCAGCCACATCGCAGGCGACCGCAGCAACATCGACCACTGTGTCACCAGCGGTGGCCGCCGCCAATGCCGCAGCGGCTGCCAAAGCAGCGGTCAAATCCAAGGCCGTGCAAGCTGCCCAGAAAGCTGTCGCTGCTGCAAAATTGGCAGCGGCAAAGGCTGCAGCAAAGGCACAGGCAGCAAAGAATGCGCAGAAGGCGGCAGCAGACAAGGCGGCGGCAGCCAATCAAGCAGCTGCAAAGGCCAAGGCTGCTGCAGCGAGTCAAGCTCAAGCAGCCGCCAAGGCAGAAGCAGTGGCAAAGGCAGCCGCAGCGAAGAAGACAGCGGCGGCAGCTCAAGCGCAAGCTACACAGAAAGTAGCGGCGGCGTCCCAGGCAGCGGCAGTTGCAAATAAAGCCAATGCAGCTAAATCAGCAGCGAACGCTAAAGCTGCTGCTGCAGATGCTAAAGCAAAAGAAGCTCAGAAGGCTGCACTAGAAGCTAAGGCGGCATCCGTGACAAAGGCAGCGGGAAAGAAACAAGCAGCTGAAGCTGCCTCTAAGGCTGTTGCCGCGGCAAATGCTGCTAAGGAGAAAGCAGTGAACGCCGCTAAGGCTGCAGACGCTGCCAAAGCAGTGGCAGAAGCCAAGGCTGCAGCAAAGGCTAAGACATCTTCGGAAGCAAATGCAGCGAAGGTAGCTAAAACACAGGCGGCTGCAATTGCAGCTTCAGCGAGCGCCAAAGCAGCTGCGGCAAAAAAGGCTGCAGCAGAATCCAAGGCTGCAGCTCAAACCCTGGCGGCGAAAGCCGCACAAGCAGCAGCTGCCGCTAAAAACGCCGGAAAACCAACACAAGCTCCAACAACATCGTTGATAGTGACATCATCAGCAACGTCATCTCTAACGACAGGTGTAACTATACCTTCCATAAGCACACCTGTAACGACTGGGGCTGCTCTTACAACACCCTTTACCGTTCCTGCTACTACAGCAAAACCAGCTACTACAGTTGCTGTCACGAACAAGCCAG GTTCTCCTGTAAAATCATTTAATGCTGTCGTTCGATTACCAAGCGCTGCCCACAAACCCGCGCTAAACGACAAGAAATCGTCTCAGTTTAAGGATCTCGCAAATAAACTTTGCAATGCG GTAAAGTCAGCTATTAACGCAGGAAAAGCTATAACAGAATGTCGAGTTCAGAGTTTCCG CCCAGGGAGCCTCTTGGTAGATTTCTATCTGAAGTTTCTCGGCACGATACCCAATCCGGTGCAACTTCTGATAAACCTTCTCAAAACCGGATTCATTAGCGGTATCCCAGTGGACAAGCAACCAAAAAGGCTGTATAATGCAACAG GGGTTACAATACCGCCTGGATTCTCTGGCTGTAATCCGGCTTCGTGTCCAAGTGCGTGTCATGCTCCGGCTTGCAGCTTAGTATGCGCAACTGCAGTTCCATGTCCTACTCCTCCCACAAGCAAAAAGCTCTCTAAACAGAAGGCAACTGTATCTCCAACTGTACCGGAAGTAGCATACACTTATCCACCTATTTACTTGCCGCCGGCTCCTCCATTGTTTTTACCGCTTCCTCAGCCTGCGCCAGCGCCTGCGCCGAATCCTGTCTCTGCGCCTCTTCCGGCCCCAGCTCCTTGTGCGTTGCAATGCTTACAGCAATCACCTCAATACTGCCCCTCGTACTGTGCCAAGAAATGTTGTACGGGAGGCGTGCCACCGCCAAATACGGGCAAAAAAAGCGAGGTTAAGAAACCTACAAAAGTTAAGTTGACAAACAGACTTGTCTTCAGAAGTAAACGCATTCGTCATGGAGCGCACTGA
- the LOC138008029 gene encoding growth arrest-specific protein 2-like produces MGQEGDLDFTMKIAERSEQDLLPLKEDLAEWLSRVLQENITADNFMDRLENGVLVCKLAQIVQRTSQDSSKTGKAVKPLAPFAVKFHQNAKAGTFFARDNAAHFLQWCRQIEVQDSVLFESDGLVLQKQPREVILCLLDVARKAADFGIEPPKLIKLEKEIDDEIAAEEAKKPELKPAKKAKKVSKATSIDAEVARLAAKYGVSIERIKEGRYIVDGKINIFVRILRNHVMVRVGGGWDTLEHFISRHDPNKIGRILTSTPQTCTHHHHHHHHQLAGVACSAST; encoded by the exons ATGGGTCAGGAGGGAGATCTTGATTTTACTATGAAAATTGCGGAGCGATCTGAGCAAGACCTGCTTCCTTTGAAGGAAGATTTGGCCGAATGGCTTTCGAGAGTTCTGCAAGAAAACATCACAGCAGACAACTTTATGGATCGTTTGGAAAACGGTGTCCTGGTTTGTAaacttgcacaaattgtgcaAAGGACATCGCAGGATTCTTCCAAAACTGGAAAAGCGGTGAAACCGTTGGCTCCTTTCGCCGTTAAGTTTCACCAAAATGCCAAAGCTGGGACGTTTTTCGCTCGGGACAATGCTGCGCATTTCTTGCAGTGGTGTCGCCAGATTGAAGTTCAAGACTCAGTGTTATTTGAATCGGACGGATTGGTTCTACAAAAGCAGCCAAGAGAAGTGATTCTGTGTTTGCTTGACGTGGCAAGAAAGGCGGCCGATTTCGGGATTGAACCACCAAAACTCATTAAACTGGAAAAAGAAATTGACGACGAAATCGCAGCGGAGGAAGCGAAGAAGCCAGAATTGAAACCCGCGAAGAAGGCCAAAAAGGTCTCGAAGGCAACGAGTATTGACGCTGAG GTTGCAAGACTTGCTGCTAAGTACGGTGTGAGCATTGAGAGAATCAAAGAAGGGAGGTACATTGTGGATggaaaaattaacatttttgtcAGG ATTTTAAGAAACCATGTAATGGTAAGAGTGGGTGGTGGCTGGGACACATTGGAACACTTCATCAGCCGACATGACCCAAACAAGATTGGACGAATTCTGACTT CAACACCTCAGACGTGcacacatcatcatcatcatcatcatcatcaattgGCTGGTGTGGCATGCTCTGCTTCAACATAA